The Conexivisphaera calida genome includes a region encoding these proteins:
- a CDS encoding LSM domain-containing protein: MSGEVDEDHGAIPIRGAVPGGRGSGTGRHRTPFNVLRGALNREVRVVLRGGVELRGTLRAYDQFINLHLEDVFRRAEGGEARKYQELFVRGSNVVWVEPARGTEE, from the coding sequence ATGAGCGGAGAGGTGGACGAGGATCACGGGGCCATCCCGATCCGGGGAGCGGTGCCGGGAGGGAGGGGATCCGGGACCGGACGCCATCGGACGCCGTTCAACGTGCTGCGCGGCGCGCTGAACCGCGAGGTGCGCGTGGTCCTCCGCGGCGGCGTGGAGCTGAGGGGGACGCTGCGCGCGTACGACCAGTTCATCAACCTGCACCTGGAGGACGTGTTCCGCCGCGCAGAGGGCGGAGAGGCGAGGAAATATCAGGAGCTCTTCGTCCGCGGCAGCAACGTGGTCTGGGTGGAGCCCGCGCGCGGGACGGAGGAGTGA